CGGGCGACAACATTCGCATCACGGCGGAACTGATTACGCCGATCGCCATGAACGAGAACCTGCGCTTCGCGGTACGCGAAGGCGGCCGTACGGTCGGCGCGGGCGTCGTCACGAAAATCATCGAATAAGACAAGCAACGATACCCAAGTAGGAAGTGCGAGGCGGCGCCCGTAGCGGGACAGCGCGCTGGAAGGTGGAGAAAGAACGATGGCGGACAGCCAGAAGATTCGAATCAAGCTGAGAGCTTACGATCACCGTTTGCTCGATGCTTCAACGCAAGAGATCGTAGCGGCCGCGCAACGAACCGGGGCCAGTATCAATGGGCCAATTCCTCTGCCGACCGCGATGTCGAAATACACCGTGAATCGGTCGCCGCACATCGATAAGAAATCGCGCGAGCAGTTTGAAGTGCGTACGCACAAGAGGTTGCTCGATATTGTGAACCCGACCGCGCAGACGGTCGACGCGCTCATGCGCCTCGACTTGCCGGCTGGGGTGGACGTGGAGATTAAGCAGTAGAGGGCGCGTAGAGCCGCTACTGCAACGGGGATAACCGAGCAATGCAAACGGGAATTCTAGGCACGAAGCTGGGCATGACCCGAGTCTTCACGGAAGACGGGCGCTGGGTGGACGTGACGGTACTTGAGACCGGTCCGTGCACCGTGGTCCAGCGCAAGACCCAGAAGACCGACGGCTACGATGCCGTTCAGGTCGGGTTTGGGAAGAAGAAAGAATCGCGCTGCGCCAAGCCGGACTTGGGGCACTTCAAG
This genomic interval from Candidatus Hydrogenedentota bacterium contains the following:
- the tuf gene encoding elongation factor Tu (EF-Tu; promotes GTP-dependent binding of aminoacyl-tRNA to the A-site of ribosomes during protein biosynthesis; when the tRNA anticodon matches the mRNA codon, GTP hydrolysis results; the inactive EF-Tu-GDP leaves the ribosome and release of GDP is promoted by elongation factor Ts; many prokaryotes have two copies of the gene encoding EF-Tu), giving the protein GDNIRITAELITPIAMNENLRFAVREGGRTVGAGVVTKIIE
- the rpsJ gene encoding 30S ribosomal protein S10 — encoded protein: MADSQKIRIKLRAYDHRLLDASTQEIVAAAQRTGASINGPIPLPTAMSKYTVNRSPHIDKKSREQFEVRTHKRLLDIVNPTAQTVDALMRLDLPAGVDVEIKQ